From Gottschalkiaceae bacterium SANA:
GGGTGTCCATGCCGATTTTTTGGCTAGGCTTGATCATGATTGTGGTTTTCTCTTTAAAGCTGGGGTGGTTTCCAGTGTCTGGTCGTATTCAAATGGGATATGATCCGGCGCATGTGACGGGCTTGTATATCTTGGACAGCATCCTTACCGGAAATACAGCGGCATTTAAGAGTGCGGTGGAACATATTATCTTACCGGGTACAGCTCTTGCCATGTATTCTATGGCCATTATCGCAAGGATGACTCGCTCAACGATGTTGGAAACCTTGGGGCAGGATTACATACGTACCGCACGGGCAAAAGGAATTGTTGAAAGGCTGGTTATTGTGCGACATGCCCTTCGAAATGCAATGATTCCCATCGTTACGGTGATCGGTTTGCAAATGGGCGGTCTTTTGGGCGGTGCGGTTTTGACCGAGACTGTATTTTCATGGCCGGGCGTTGGTTCCTACACGGTAGAATCCATTTTGAAATCGGATTACCCCGTGGTGCAGGGAACAGTAATGATGATGTCGATCATCTTTGTATTGGTTAATTTGGCCGTGGATTTGATCTATAGTGTTTTAGATCCGCGTATCAAGTATTCGTAGGAGGGACAAATGA
This genomic window contains:
- a CDS encoding ABC transporter permease; amino-acid sequence: MGKYIFRRLLYLIPVVFGVSVLVFTVMHLFTSDPALTILGQHATDADAAALREELGFNLPLVQQYWNFLSGMLQGNFGTSLFTHTPVFNEVMSRFPATIELALFAIIVASVVGVTLGVISAVKQNSIFDYASMTISLMGVSMPIFWLGLIMIVVFSLKLGWFPVSGRIQMGYDPAHVTGLYILDSILTGNTAAFKSAVEHIILPGTALAMYSMAIIARMTRSTMLETLGQDYIRTARAKGIVERLVIVRHALRNAMIPIVTVIGLQMGGLLGGAVLTETVFSWPGVGSYTVESILKSDYPVVQGTVMMMSIIFVLVNLAVDLIYSVLDPRIKYS